A single region of the Austwickia chelonae genome encodes:
- a CDS encoding GNAT family N-acetyltransferase: MADSEAFQSLDGLPPGYPGDWEADVVLRNGSIAHIRPILPSDGEGIRAFHAGQSEESIYLRFFAPLKELPDKDVHRFTHVDYDARAALVVTVRGMIIGIGRYDRLADGHTAEVAFNIADVYQGKGVGSVLLEHLAVAAQERGITRFVADVLPQNRKMMKVFVDAGYEVSHHFDDGVIAVEFTVEPTARSAAVSLAREHRAEAESMSDVLCPRSVAIVGVSRRPDAPGSLVLDNILDGGFTGQIHIVNSETDHVRGLPAYDRVSDITGEVDLAVVAVPAEKVSAVVADCATKGVKALVVLSSGFAESGPEGQARQAELLLTARAAGMRVLGPLSFGLVNNHPEVLLNATIGRHPPRVGSLGLFSQSGGLAVGLTASAAERGLGLSTMVSSGNRVDISGNDMMQYWIDDESTSVVGMYLESIGNPRKFSRIARQLSLRKPVVVVKSDTARNVPPGHRARAPKVSPSAFDALLTQAGVIRARTVHAMMDIAELVAHQPLPRGGRVGVVGNSDGLNQIMVEAARSRGLRVLGEPLRVPLGGTVRDVRAAMEEAFGDEGTDSVVVAFIPPMQASDEVIATTVAHAAWGHEKPCVAAFFGMRDVSEDLRKASEPRPGNHEGRRRIIPVYRTPLDGIEALAAATRYAQWLRSDHGEHLRPSGIDRTSAHHLVERTLTTAREGRLLDEDETRELLSAYGIDSWESIPCADAEEAVAAAQRLGYPVVLRSLAEGIRTLPGAGGVRADLRSPEAVRTAHRGLSEWLADLNDPQLAVQRMAPAGMATVIRSHEDPLFGPVVSFGVAGAPADVLGDLTHRIPPLTEVDLHELVETLRAAPLLSGGHGRPPVDRAHLYELLSRAAALAEDIPEIDSLELNPVMAHTGGAEVLGARIKVAPAPRRQDMGRRALP; this comes from the coding sequence ATGGCAGACTCCGAAGCCTTTCAGAGCCTTGACGGGCTCCCTCCCGGGTATCCCGGGGACTGGGAGGCCGACGTGGTCTTGCGCAACGGGTCGATCGCGCACATCCGTCCGATCCTCCCCAGTGACGGCGAGGGCATCCGAGCCTTCCACGCCGGGCAATCCGAGGAATCGATCTACCTGCGTTTCTTCGCGCCGCTGAAGGAACTTCCGGACAAGGACGTCCACCGGTTCACCCATGTCGACTACGACGCGCGAGCCGCACTGGTGGTCACCGTTCGGGGAATGATCATCGGCATCGGACGTTACGACCGCCTGGCCGACGGGCACACGGCGGAGGTCGCTTTCAATATCGCCGACGTCTACCAGGGAAAAGGCGTCGGATCGGTGCTCCTCGAACATCTGGCTGTCGCAGCACAAGAACGTGGAATCACTCGATTCGTCGCCGACGTCCTACCCCAGAACCGCAAGATGATGAAGGTCTTCGTCGACGCCGGGTACGAGGTCAGCCACCATTTCGACGACGGGGTCATCGCGGTGGAATTCACTGTGGAACCCACGGCTCGTTCTGCCGCGGTCAGCCTGGCTCGTGAACACCGTGCTGAAGCAGAGAGCATGTCCGACGTCCTGTGTCCACGTTCGGTGGCGATCGTCGGGGTGAGCCGTCGGCCCGACGCTCCGGGAAGCTTGGTGCTGGACAACATCCTTGACGGCGGCTTCACCGGACAGATCCATATCGTCAACAGCGAGACCGATCACGTCCGGGGCCTGCCCGCCTACGACCGGGTCAGCGATATCACCGGTGAGGTCGACCTGGCGGTGGTGGCTGTTCCTGCGGAGAAGGTCTCTGCAGTCGTCGCGGACTGCGCGACCAAAGGTGTCAAGGCATTGGTGGTGCTCTCCTCGGGATTCGCTGAGTCCGGACCCGAGGGGCAGGCGCGACAGGCGGAGTTGTTGCTGACTGCGCGCGCGGCAGGAATGCGCGTCCTCGGCCCCTTGTCCTTCGGCTTGGTGAACAATCACCCCGAGGTGTTGCTGAACGCCACGATCGGTCGGCATCCTCCGCGGGTGGGCTCGCTGGGTCTGTTCAGCCAGTCGGGTGGATTGGCCGTCGGGCTGACGGCCTCGGCTGCGGAACGGGGGCTGGGGCTGTCGACGATGGTGTCCTCGGGCAACCGCGTCGACATCTCCGGTAACGACATGATGCAGTACTGGATCGACGACGAGTCCACATCCGTGGTCGGCATGTATCTCGAATCGATCGGTAATCCGCGTAAGTTCAGCAGGATCGCCCGCCAGCTGTCCTTGCGTAAGCCGGTTGTCGTCGTGAAGTCGGACACCGCACGCAATGTGCCGCCCGGTCATCGGGCGCGGGCACCCAAGGTCTCTCCTTCGGCTTTCGATGCTCTGCTGACCCAGGCCGGAGTGATCCGAGCACGCACCGTGCACGCGATGATGGACATCGCCGAGTTGGTCGCGCACCAGCCTCTTCCCCGCGGGGGGCGGGTGGGCGTCGTGGGCAATTCTGATGGCTTGAACCAGATCATGGTCGAGGCTGCCCGTTCCCGTGGTCTGCGCGTTCTGGGGGAGCCCCTGCGGGTGCCCTTGGGGGGGACTGTGCGGGACGTCAGAGCGGCTATGGAAGAAGCTTTCGGTGACGAGGGGACCGACAGCGTCGTCGTTGCTTTCATCCCACCCATGCAAGCTTCCGACGAGGTCATCGCCACTACTGTGGCCCATGCTGCTTGGGGTCATGAAAAACCTTGCGTGGCAGCTTTTTTCGGGATGAGGGATGTCTCTGAGGATCTCCGTAAAGCCAGCGAACCCCGCCCTGGGAACCACGAAGGACGACGTCGGATCATCCCGGTGTACCGCACCCCCCTCGACGGGATCGAAGCGCTGGCCGCAGCGACTCGCTACGCCCAATGGCTGCGATCCGACCACGGCGAACACCTCCGACCGTCAGGAATCGACCGAACCAGCGCGCACCACCTCGTCGAACGAACTCTGACCACCGCCCGAGAAGGGCGGCTCCTCGACGAGGACGAAACCAGAGAACTGCTGTCCGCCTACGGAATCGACTCCTGGGAATCCATCCCGTGCGCGGATGCCGAGGAAGCAGTGGCCGCAGCACAACGCCTGGGATACCCGGTGGTCCTGCGTTCGCTCGCCGAAGGAATCCGTACGCTGCCCGGAGCAGGTGGAGTCCGCGCAGACCTACGTTCCCCCGAAGCCGTCCGGACCGCGCACCGCGGACTCTCCGAATGGCTGGCCGACCTGAACGACCCACAACTGGCAGTACAGCGGATGGCCCCTGCCGGGATGGCCACGGTGATCCGCTCCCACGAAGACCCGCTGTTCGGCCCCGTCGTGAGTTTCGGGGTCGCCGGAGCACCCGCGGACGTCCTGGGAGACCTGACCCACCGCATCCCACCCCTGACCGAGGTCGACCTCCACGAACTGGTCGAAACCCTCCGAGCAGCCCCGCTGCTGAGCGGCGGGCACGGCAGACCCCCTGTCGATCGGGCCCATCTCTACGAACTGCTGTCACGGGCGGCTGCGCTCGCGGAGGACATCCCCGAGATCGACTCCTTGGAACTGAACCCGGTGATGGCTCACACCGGTGGTGCAGAAGTGCTCGGAGCCAGGATCAAGGTGGCTCCAGCACCGCGCCGTCAGGACATGGGACGGCGTGCGCTGCCCTGA
- a CDS encoding inositol monophosphatase family protein: MSGRESALCDENTVDTKSTSSDLVTAMDRACEEYLRAQISDRRPQDGILGEEAGVSGSFDGITWVVDPIDGTVNYVYGRPEYAVSVAAVVGDPTVPGAWQPIAGAVCSPVSGQIFHAGIGAGACVDSPAGAQALRCTSVSEIGQTLLATGFGYAPERRLLQAHALVEILPTVRDIRRGGSAALDLCSVASGIVDAYAEVGVNPWDIAAGWLIAQEAGAQISFWSAGPDLPQGIAASSPAVAQEVHHLMTHAYELAGQRL, encoded by the coding sequence GTGTCAGGCCGTGAGTCGGCCCTCTGCGACGAGAACACCGTGGACACCAAGAGCACCAGCAGCGACCTGGTGACTGCGATGGATCGGGCCTGTGAGGAATATCTGCGGGCACAGATCAGTGACCGCCGACCGCAGGACGGGATCCTCGGTGAGGAAGCGGGCGTATCCGGGTCCTTCGACGGGATCACCTGGGTGGTGGACCCCATCGACGGGACGGTGAACTATGTCTATGGCCGACCTGAGTACGCGGTCTCGGTGGCAGCGGTCGTCGGAGACCCTACGGTCCCGGGTGCTTGGCAGCCGATCGCCGGGGCGGTGTGTAGTCCGGTGAGTGGTCAGATCTTCCATGCGGGGATCGGCGCAGGGGCGTGTGTGGATTCTCCGGCCGGCGCCCAGGCCCTGAGATGCACCTCGGTGTCCGAGATCGGTCAGACCTTGCTGGCGACAGGGTTCGGGTATGCCCCAGAACGACGCCTCTTGCAAGCGCATGCGTTGGTGGAGATCTTGCCGACGGTACGGGACATCCGCCGCGGTGGCAGCGCAGCGCTGGACCTGTGCTCGGTGGCGTCGGGCATCGTCGACGCCTATGCAGAGGTCGGTGTGAATCCCTGGGATATCGCGGCAGGGTGGCTGATCGCCCAAGAGGCCGGCGCCCAGATCTCCTTCTGGTCTGCGGGTCCAGATCTTCCTCAGGGAATAGCTGCTTCCTCACCTGCTGTTGCACAGGAGGTTCACCACCTGATGACTCATGCTTACGAGCTTGCGGGTCAGAGGCTTTGA
- a CDS encoding DUF3710 domain-containing protein, with product MALFRRRRREGEDKVGRRVVVTDDLGIEEYESSDYPYEDAPAPEPVAADSVSSLDSDYLREESGPYDRSEVEDRGDRVDLGGVWLAALPGAELRIEVDPETNEVQAVTTGLNGSSMQIQAFAAPRSAGIWDFIRDEISEGVTSRGGTADLRNGPLGTELLTRLPSRGPDGRTVYQVMRFIGVDGPRWFLRAVLTGPAASQEYAAEPFYRMISNSVVIRGTDARPPREMLPLRLPKELMEANGMGPEGQAPADPLRPFERGPEITEIR from the coding sequence ATGGCACTGTTCCGGCGCCGGCGCCGCGAGGGTGAGGACAAAGTCGGTCGACGGGTCGTCGTGACCGACGATCTGGGTATCGAGGAATACGAGAGTTCTGACTACCCCTATGAAGATGCACCCGCACCAGAACCGGTGGCCGCGGACTCTGTCTCGTCCCTGGACTCTGACTATCTTCGGGAGGAGAGCGGCCCCTACGACCGGTCGGAGGTCGAAGACCGCGGAGACCGTGTCGACTTGGGCGGTGTCTGGCTGGCTGCTCTACCAGGAGCGGAGCTCCGGATCGAGGTCGATCCGGAGACCAACGAGGTTCAAGCCGTCACCACGGGACTGAACGGGAGCTCGATGCAGATCCAAGCCTTCGCCGCCCCGCGTAGCGCAGGCATCTGGGACTTCATCCGGGACGAGATCTCCGAAGGTGTCACCAGCCGCGGCGGTACTGCAGACCTGCGCAACGGCCCCCTCGGTACCGAGCTGCTCACCAGGCTACCCAGCCGCGGGCCGGACGGACGTACCGTTTATCAGGTCATGCGGTTCATCGGCGTGGACGGTCCTCGATGGTTCCTCCGCGCGGTGCTGACCGGGCCGGCCGCCTCGCAGGAGTATGCGGCGGAGCCCTTCTACCGGATGATCAGCAATTCGGTGGTGATCCGAGGCACTGATGCGCGACCGCCCCGAGAGATGCTTCCTCTGCGGCTGCCCAAGGAGCTGATGGAGGCCAACGGAATGGGACCGGAGGGCCAGGCGCCCGCTGACCCGTTGCGCCCCTTCGAACGCGGCCCCGAGATCACAGAGATCCGGTGA
- the sepH gene encoding septation protein SepH, with protein MQDLHLIGVHEDGEHLLLVDDSGAEFRLRLDDAVRQAARREPRIESLPPREAPPLGPREVQAMIRAGATAEEAAVRAGWTVEKVHRYDGPILAEREHIATTAGRARLRGRYGDHGATLAERVDERLSARGVPAESVTWDSWRTEDGQWTVVVAFLAGGRARQASWAFSRQTVTVQALDDEALWLSGDDGIDRVPTTQPLPVAPSQVRSRPPEDEGQPLSDEDHEVDPPESEEHFDLADSVRNQSAARHRRGGFTRRTHRVEVAPASTDASPTSVPPVEDPAGPEGSALTPIDYDPDVMGLPPGAHSDPDPDGADGLPEPVAAEAAKQATKPVRRHTKVAAPRTRRGSTTRSPVAVQDLGGVSAGAEAAGALSAPSGRASRRRRTAHEESAPVAVEPESSAAEDRAEPETRASRRASRTRAKGRASVPSWDDVMFGSKSKD; from the coding sequence ATGCAGGACCTGCACCTGATCGGAGTTCACGAGGACGGCGAACATCTCCTCCTCGTCGACGACTCCGGCGCCGAGTTCCGACTGCGACTCGACGACGCGGTCCGGCAGGCTGCCCGGCGTGAGCCACGGATCGAATCACTTCCACCCCGCGAGGCACCACCTCTGGGGCCGCGCGAAGTCCAGGCCATGATCCGCGCCGGGGCAACAGCCGAAGAAGCCGCGGTCCGCGCAGGCTGGACCGTGGAGAAGGTTCACCGTTACGACGGCCCGATCCTGGCCGAACGGGAACACATCGCTACGACCGCAGGACGAGCCCGCCTTAGAGGACGGTACGGCGACCATGGAGCCACCCTGGCCGAACGGGTCGACGAGCGTCTCTCCGCCCGAGGGGTCCCCGCGGAGAGTGTCACCTGGGACTCATGGCGCACCGAGGACGGGCAGTGGACCGTCGTCGTTGCTTTCCTCGCCGGTGGTCGCGCCAGACAGGCCAGTTGGGCCTTCTCTCGCCAGACGGTCACCGTGCAGGCCCTCGACGACGAAGCACTCTGGCTCTCCGGGGACGACGGCATCGACCGGGTCCCCACGACCCAGCCGCTGCCGGTCGCTCCCTCACAGGTCCGTTCCCGCCCGCCCGAGGACGAAGGACAGCCGCTGTCGGACGAAGATCACGAGGTCGATCCCCCTGAGTCTGAAGAACATTTCGACCTAGCTGACTCCGTCCGCAACCAATCCGCGGCCCGGCACCGCCGAGGAGGATTCACCCGACGCACCCACCGGGTCGAGGTCGCGCCGGCTTCCACCGACGCTTCGCCGACCTCGGTGCCACCGGTGGAGGATCCTGCTGGCCCTGAAGGTTCAGCGCTGACGCCCATCGACTACGACCCGGACGTCATGGGCCTCCCACCTGGCGCGCACTCCGACCCCGACCCAGACGGTGCAGACGGTCTTCCTGAGCCCGTTGCGGCCGAAGCAGCCAAGCAGGCCACGAAACCCGTTCGACGCCATACCAAGGTCGCAGCACCGCGCACCCGGCGAGGAAGTACGACGCGATCCCCCGTGGCCGTTCAGGACCTCGGAGGGGTATCAGCGGGCGCTGAGGCTGCCGGAGCCCTCTCCGCGCCGTCCGGCAGAGCCAGTCGGCGCCGCCGCACCGCCCACGAGGAGAGCGCCCCGGTTGCCGTCGAGCCCGAGAGCAGTGCGGCGGAGGACAGAGCAGAGCCGGAGACTCGAGCCAGTCGTCGTGCGAGCAGAACCCGCGCTAAAGGGCGCGCCAGCGTGCCGAGCTGGGATGACGTCATGTTCGGCAGCAAGTCGAAGGACTGA
- a CDS encoding thymidine kinase has translation MAELVFFSGTMDCGKSTLALQLDYTHRSRSRSGIVFTKLDRAGEQVLSSRLGLVCPAVEVQDDLDFWHAVSRASREGRIDYLVCDEAQFYSPEQIDQLARVVDELDVDVFAFGITADFRAQLFPGSKRLIELADRVEVLQVQALCWCGRRATHNARVLDGEMVVEGEQVVVGDTDRDHGPHEVEYEVLCRRHFMRRMTSKVARRIAPSPELLPFDLDACPAPRRSSSEAGQTGGISPSTCCRT, from the coding sequence GTGGCTGAGTTGGTCTTCTTCTCCGGAACGATGGATTGCGGGAAGTCGACCCTGGCGCTGCAGCTCGATTACACCCATCGGTCACGCTCGCGGTCGGGCATCGTGTTCACCAAGCTCGACCGGGCCGGCGAGCAGGTGCTCTCTTCGCGCCTGGGGCTGGTGTGCCCTGCAGTGGAGGTCCAGGACGATCTTGACTTCTGGCACGCGGTGAGCCGGGCGAGCAGAGAGGGCCGGATCGACTATCTGGTCTGTGACGAGGCCCAGTTCTATTCACCGGAGCAGATCGATCAGCTGGCTCGGGTGGTCGACGAACTCGACGTCGATGTCTTCGCCTTCGGGATCACCGCAGACTTCCGCGCGCAGCTTTTCCCGGGGAGCAAGCGACTCATCGAACTGGCTGACCGGGTAGAGGTACTCCAGGTGCAGGCGCTGTGCTGGTGCGGTCGTCGAGCCACTCACAATGCGCGGGTGCTCGACGGTGAGATGGTGGTTGAGGGCGAGCAGGTGGTGGTCGGTGACACCGACCGGGATCACGGGCCACACGAGGTCGAGTACGAGGTGCTCTGTCGCAGGCATTTCATGCGGAGGATGACCTCGAAAGTTGCTCGGCGAATCGCTCCGTCTCCAGAGCTGCTGCCTTTTGACCTGGATGCTTGTCCGGCCCCTCGTCGGTCATCGTCGGAGGCCGGACAAACAGGCGGAATCAGTCCTTCGACTTGCTGCCGAACATGA
- a CDS encoding DUF4193 domain-containing protein: MATDYDAPRKTDDDDLGEDSLEELKARRGDKSASSVDVDETEQAEGFELPGADLSGEELSVRVIPKQADEFTCSRCFLVHHRSQLAKENHGSPVCSECAG, from the coding sequence ATGGCGACCGATTACGACGCCCCGCGGAAGACTGATGACGACGACCTGGGGGAAGACTCCCTTGAGGAGCTGAAGGCCCGGCGCGGAGACAAGTCCGCGAGCAGCGTCGACGTCGACGAGACCGAGCAAGCAGAGGGATTCGAACTGCCTGGTGCAGATCTCTCCGGTGAAGAGCTCTCCGTCCGGGTGATCCCCAAACAAGCGGACGAGTTCACCTGTTCTCGCTGCTTCCTGGTGCATCACCGCAGCCAGCTGGCCAAAGAGAACCATGGCAGCCCCGTCTGCTCGGAGTGCGCAGGCTGA
- a CDS encoding ferrochelatase, which produces MSVDALSPYDAVLLHSFGGPETPEEVLPFLERVTGGRGIPRARLEEVGRHYFEFGGRSPINDENRALISALETELSRRGTPRPVLWGNRFAAPFTSEALGRAREIGVQRLVAVTTSAFPSYSGCRAYREDLDQALSENGSVGVIEGIHVDRMHPYAMREGFVGTNARLVCTALEELISSEGLRTEQVRLLFVTHSLPVTQNDTSGPEPGGAYLRWHEEVCAQVAQSVERRRGECADFELVFCSRSGPPTQAWLEPDVEDRIRELAAGPVRGVVVAPVGFTADHMEVVYDLDVVAAAAAREAGLAFSRVPTVRQDSEFVSCLVDLLFERASQARECIVEPCDAAAFTEESVCCRPGCCPNPRGV; this is translated from the coding sequence ATGTCAGTCGATGCGCTCTCTCCCTACGACGCCGTCCTGCTCCATAGCTTCGGCGGTCCTGAAACGCCGGAGGAGGTCCTTCCGTTCCTGGAACGGGTGACCGGTGGGCGGGGGATTCCGCGTGCTCGGCTCGAAGAAGTTGGTCGACACTACTTCGAGTTCGGGGGGCGAAGCCCCATCAACGATGAGAATCGCGCCCTGATCTCGGCATTGGAGACAGAACTGTCCCGTCGGGGAACGCCTCGCCCGGTCTTGTGGGGGAATCGTTTCGCAGCGCCTTTCACCTCGGAGGCCTTGGGCAGAGCACGGGAGATCGGGGTGCAACGGCTGGTCGCGGTCACCACGAGTGCGTTCCCGTCGTATTCCGGATGCAGAGCCTATCGCGAGGATCTGGACCAGGCCCTGTCCGAGAACGGTTCCGTCGGCGTGATCGAGGGGATCCATGTCGACCGTATGCACCCGTATGCGATGCGAGAGGGCTTCGTCGGGACGAATGCGCGGTTGGTGTGCACTGCGCTGGAAGAGCTGATCTCCTCGGAGGGGCTCAGGACTGAGCAGGTGCGTCTGCTCTTCGTCACCCACTCGCTGCCGGTGACACAGAACGACACCTCTGGGCCTGAGCCTGGCGGCGCCTACCTGCGCTGGCACGAGGAGGTCTGTGCACAGGTGGCTCAGTCGGTGGAGAGACGCAGGGGAGAGTGCGCGGACTTCGAGCTCGTCTTCTGTTCTCGCTCCGGCCCGCCGACTCAGGCATGGTTGGAGCCGGACGTGGAGGATCGGATCCGGGAGTTGGCCGCTGGCCCGGTTCGTGGGGTGGTGGTGGCTCCGGTCGGCTTCACCGCTGATCACATGGAGGTCGTCTACGATCTCGATGTCGTGGCGGCAGCCGCTGCTCGTGAAGCGGGATTGGCATTCTCCCGGGTTCCCACTGTCCGCCAGGACAGCGAATTCGTCAGCTGCCTGGTGGATCTGTTGTTCGAGCGGGCGTCCCAGGCCAGAGAGTGCATTGTAGAGCCCTGTGACGCCGCCGCTTTCACGGAGGAGTCGGTCTGCTGCCGACCCGGATGCTGCCCGAACCCCCGAGGAGTTTGA
- a CDS encoding DUF5998 family protein — protein sequence MNNPGRPADKMSLPAELHRGIEEAGYHPALVGDVVATAVAGDPVVAHLVHQETTFDHDAVRRHVTVLVLTPTRLVVAHADEHGGEEVPVPTVTATTESVPLAGVRGVMLTHVVSDPAHYHPGKLGHEVTVTIGWGSVSRLDILPATCGDPNCDADHGYEGTLTADDISLRISAVADGESKLREAMAFAHALQAATAR from the coding sequence ATGAACAACCCTGGGCGCCCTGCGGACAAGATGTCCCTCCCCGCGGAACTCCACCGTGGGATCGAGGAGGCTGGATATCATCCGGCTCTGGTCGGTGACGTCGTGGCCACGGCTGTAGCCGGTGACCCCGTCGTGGCCCATCTGGTGCATCAGGAGACCACCTTCGACCACGACGCGGTACGCCGCCACGTGACGGTGCTCGTCCTGACTCCCACGAGGCTGGTGGTCGCCCACGCCGACGAACACGGCGGCGAGGAGGTCCCGGTTCCGACGGTGACGGCCACGACGGAGTCGGTTCCGTTGGCCGGAGTCCGGGGCGTGATGCTGACCCATGTGGTCTCCGATCCGGCCCACTATCACCCCGGGAAGCTCGGCCACGAGGTCACCGTCACCATCGGCTGGGGTTCGGTCAGCAGGCTGGACATCCTGCCCGCCACCTGTGGCGACCCCAATTGCGATGCCGATCACGGTTATGAGGGGACCTTGACCGCCGACGACATCAGCCTGCGGATCAGTGCCGTTGCTGACGGCGAGTCCAAACTTCGAGAGGCCATGGCTTTCGCGCACGCCTTGCAAGCGGCGACTGCACGCTGA
- a CDS encoding alkaline phosphatase family protein, producing the protein MSTPSTPIDPSQPGTGLDDGLEMPRYDSGGLAGVLPAVAQALSAAILPGRTVLELPEARRAVVVLVDGLGWELLRRRSGHAPFLRSMMSSGRRLTAGFPTTTATSMGTFGTGLPPGSHGLVGYEVLVPETDNLVNELSWENGPEPELWQPEETVFQRISAAGVPVTMVAPAHFRGSGLTRAALRGARAVAANRTEERIPAVLAALRRQPRGLVYLYWGEVDKIGHGHGCDSHEWGLAVEEVDSTLRRLAAALPADTLLAVTADHGMVDIPFEDRVDLAHTPELAAGVRHLGGEARAPQVYVEQGSLPDVLASWQSCLAGRAAVRTKEQAIDEGWFGSGEGAAGRRSEVARRIGDIVVSCGQGVAVEDGRRWPRLLGLHGALTSDEIAVPLLVRAPGGHRG; encoded by the coding sequence GTGAGTACACCCTCCACACCGATCGATCCATCTCAGCCCGGCACCGGCCTCGATGACGGCCTCGAGATGCCCCGTTACGACTCCGGTGGACTGGCCGGCGTCCTGCCCGCAGTAGCACAGGCTCTGAGCGCAGCGATCCTGCCCGGCCGCACCGTCTTGGAACTTCCTGAGGCCCGACGGGCCGTCGTGGTCCTCGTCGATGGGCTGGGCTGGGAGCTGCTGCGTCGACGCAGCGGGCATGCACCTTTCCTGCGGTCGATGATGTCTTCGGGCAGGAGGCTGACGGCAGGTTTCCCGACGACCACGGCGACCAGCATGGGCACCTTCGGGACCGGGCTGCCGCCGGGCAGCCACGGACTGGTCGGCTACGAGGTCCTCGTCCCGGAGACGGACAATCTCGTCAACGAACTGAGTTGGGAGAACGGCCCGGAACCTGAGCTCTGGCAGCCGGAGGAGACGGTCTTCCAACGAATCTCTGCCGCAGGGGTTCCGGTCACGATGGTTGCTCCGGCGCATTTCCGGGGCTCAGGTCTGACCCGGGCGGCATTGCGGGGAGCACGCGCGGTCGCAGCGAACCGGACCGAGGAGCGCATACCCGCCGTATTGGCGGCGCTGCGACGACAACCGAGGGGCCTCGTGTACCTCTATTGGGGCGAGGTCGACAAGATCGGGCACGGACACGGATGCGACAGCCACGAATGGGGGCTCGCCGTCGAGGAGGTCGACTCGACGTTGCGTAGGCTGGCTGCGGCCTTACCCGCAGACACTCTTCTGGCAGTCACTGCGGATCACGGCATGGTGGACATCCCCTTCGAGGACCGGGTCGACTTGGCACACACTCCCGAACTTGCTGCCGGAGTACGTCATCTGGGTGGAGAAGCTCGGGCCCCCCAGGTGTACGTTGAACAGGGGAGCCTTCCCGATGTCCTGGCGTCCTGGCAGTCCTGCCTAGCAGGTCGGGCGGCCGTCCGCACCAAAGAACAAGCGATCGACGAGGGATGGTTCGGCTCGGGGGAAGGCGCGGCAGGACGGCGCTCGGAAGTGGCTCGTCGGATCGGAGACATCGTGGTCTCCTGCGGGCAGGGCGTCGCCGTCGAGGACGGCCGTCGATGGCCGCGTCTGCTCGGATTGCACGGGGCATTGACCTCGGACGAGATCGCTGTTCCATTGCTCGTGCGTGCGCCAGGAGGTCACCGTGGCTGA
- the dut gene encoding dUTP diphosphatase, which produces MTVVDDIRVEVVRLDPELPLPAYARDGDAGLDLYAKEGVSLAPGERSLVPTGLAVAIPSGYVGLVHPRSGLAHRHGLGMVNAPGTIDSGYRGEIFVNLINHDAHRPIVLNRGDRIAQLVVQRVARAHLVEVISLPSSERGSTGHGASGGFGGSSKEAEPGG; this is translated from the coding sequence ATGACTGTCGTGGACGACATTCGTGTCGAGGTGGTCCGACTTGATCCGGAGCTTCCTCTGCCGGCCTACGCCCGGGACGGGGACGCCGGCCTCGACTTGTACGCCAAGGAGGGAGTCTCCCTGGCGCCGGGGGAACGTTCTTTGGTTCCCACCGGATTGGCCGTGGCGATCCCCTCAGGCTATGTCGGTCTGGTCCATCCTCGTTCAGGTCTGGCGCATCGGCACGGGCTGGGCATGGTCAATGCGCCGGGGACCATCGACAGTGGGTATCGTGGCGAGATCTTCGTCAATCTGATAAACCACGATGCGCATCGTCCGATCGTCCTCAACAGGGGAGACCGGATTGCTCAGCTCGTCGTCCAACGGGTGGCTCGTGCTCACCTCGTTGAGGTGATCAGCCTTCCGAGCAGTGAAAGAGGGTCCACCGGTCACGGCGCCAGCGGTGGTTTCGGTGGCTCTTCGAAAGAGGCCGAGCCGGGGGGCTAG
- a CDS encoding OB-fold nucleic acid binding domain-containing protein, with product MGSVFSRFARRVTRSQEEEDADELVKQAQSLGAYSIKEVKDRGMADVCGELRSLTLPAHSRVPMLTAELYDGTATMRLVWLGRREVRGIEPGVRMRVRGRVMYRKGTPTVFNPQYELLMPRHGH from the coding sequence ATGGGATCGGTCTTTTCGCGGTTCGCCCGTCGGGTTACTCGCTCACAGGAAGAAGAGGACGCCGATGAGCTGGTCAAGCAGGCCCAGTCGCTGGGCGCGTACAGCATCAAGGAGGTCAAGGATCGTGGAATGGCCGATGTCTGTGGCGAGCTACGGTCGTTGACCTTGCCGGCGCACTCCCGGGTGCCGATGCTCACCGCTGAGCTGTATGACGGTACTGCGACGATGCGTCTGGTCTGGTTGGGGCGTAGAGAGGTCCGTGGGATCGAGCCCGGCGTCAGGATGCGGGTGCGCGGACGGGTGATGTACCGCAAGGGAACGCCGACGGTCTTTAATCCTCAGTACGAATTGTTGATGCCCCGACATGGACATTGA